The genomic DNA TAGGCGACCGATCCGGGCAGGAGATGGTCGAGCATCCGCTTGTTGCGTTCATTGTTGCAGGCGTCGGATGCATAATGGTCATTGACGGCCAGACCGGCCAGGGGCAGTCCCTTGGATGCCAGGAAATGCGCCGAGAGCAGGGCGTCATTGATGCATCCCAGGCGGTTGGGAACCACGAGGATGGTGCGCAGGTCGCAGGCGCGGGCGATTTCGTACATCTGCCTGTTCATGTCCAGGGGCACGAGCAGTCCTCCGGCCCCCTCGACGAGCAGGACATCGCACTCGGAAACGGCGTTGATCGTGTCCGCCACCGCGTCAAAGGGGAACGTCTCCCAGAGAAAGCAGGGGGCCACCGGCTCGGTGCCGGTCATGATGACTCGGGCGTCTGCCGGAGCGAGCCCCGTATGCGTGCGGACAAAGGCGGCGTCGTCGTCGGCAGGGAAGCCGGTCTGCACGGGCTTGACGTAGGTGACGCGTTTCCCTTCGGCCATGAATCGTTTTGCCAGCCATGCGGAGAAGACCGTCTTCCCGACTTCGGTATTGGTGCCGGAGATGAAGTAGCGTTCCATCATTCCCCCAGCACTTCGACCATGGCGGCATGGGCAATGTCCACCAGCCGGGTGATTTCGTCCTGCGTGATGACGTAGGGCGGCAGGAAGTAGATGCAGTCGCCGAGGTTGCGCAGCAGCGCGCCCCGCTTGAGCGCTTCCCGGAATATCCTGAACCCGGTCCGCTGTTTCCAGTCAAGAGGAGTCCTGGTCCCCGGGTCGGCCACCAGCTCGACGCAGGTGATGAAGCCCAGGGAGCGGACCTCGCCCACATGGCGGTGCCCGGCGAACCGCTGCGCGGCATAGTCGGCCAGATGACGATATTTCGGCTTGTTGGTTTCGAGGACATTCAGTTCTTCGAACATGGACAGCGTCTCGTTGGCCACGGCGCAGGCCAGGGGATTGCCCATGTAGGTGTGGCTGTGCATGAACGCCTTCAGTTCGGTGAAGTCGCCCAGAAACGATTCGTAGACCGCATCCGTGGTCATGACCACCGAGAGCGGGAGCGTGCCCGAGGTGATGGATTTGGACAGGGTCACGAAGTCCGGGGTGACCCCGGCCTGCTCCATGGCGAACATGGTGCCGAGGCGACCAAAGCCGACCGCGATTTCGTCAAACGCGAGGTGGATGTCATGGTGCCGCGTACACTCGCGCAGCTTGTGCAGATAGCGCGGGGGGTAAAACCGCCAGCCCGCGGCTCCCTGGGCCAGGGGCTCGACAAAGACCGCCGTGATTTCCCGGCCTCGCTCCTCCAGGGTCCGCTCCATGGGCTCGAAGCATTCGGCGTCGCAGTCGGTGCGCGTCCGATCGTATGGGCAGCGGTAGCAGTCCGGTCCGGTGACGCTGATGTTGTCCGGCATGAGTGGCCGGTAGATGTCGGAAAAGGCGTCGTGTCCACATATGGACAAAGCGCCGAGAGTTTCGCCGTGATAGCCGCCGGACAGGCCGACGAACCGCCTTTTTTCCGGCTGGCCCGTGTTGCGGCGGTAGCCGTAGCTCATCTTCATGGCGATTTCCACGGCGCTCGCCCCGTCTCCGGCAAAGAACACCTTGGTCAGTTCGTCCGGCGTCAGGTCGGCCAGGCGGCGGGCCAGCTCCTCGGCCGGGGGATGGATGACGCCAGCGAACAGGACGTGTTCCAGTTGCGCCGCCTGTTTGGCCAGCGCATGGGTGATGCGCGGGTTGGCATGGCCGAAAATATTGGTCCACCATGAACTGATGGCGTCGATGTACGGTTTGCCTTTGGCGTTGTATACATATATTCCTTTCCCGGAGCAGATCCTGAGCGCCGGGTGTTCCTCAAGGTCTTTCATCTGAGTGACCGGAAGCCAGAGAGCCTGTGGTATCCTATCCATCGTCATGTCTGAACATTCCTATAAAGAGTATATCGCGAGAGAAGTGGCGAAGCTTAGGGAAGGAAACCGCATCCGTCAAATACCGCCCGTGGACCATGGCGCGGACAAGATTTTGCTCTATGACGGTCGGGAACTGCTCAACCTCGCGTCCAACAACTATCTCGGACTGGCCGGCCATCCCGCGCTGCGGCAGGGAGCCATCGAGGCCGTGGAGCGGTATGGCACGTCAAGTGGCGCGTCAAGGCTCGTCAGCGGCAACTTTGCCCTGCTCGACGAGTTGGAGCGGGAGATGCGCTCCTTCAAGGAGCAGGAGGACGCGCTGGTGGTGGGGGCGGGC from Pseudodesulfovibrio aespoeensis Aspo-2 includes the following:
- the bioD gene encoding dethiobiotin synthase, with the translated sequence MMERYFISGTNTEVGKTVFSAWLAKRFMAEGKRVTYVKPVQTGFPADDDAAFVRTHTGLAPADARVIMTGTEPVAPCFLWETFPFDAVADTINAVSECDVLLVEGAGGLLVPLDMNRQMYEIARACDLRTILVVPNRLGCINDALLSAHFLASKGLPLAGLAVNDHYASDACNNERNKRMLDHLLPGSVAYVFGTLDTP
- the bioA gene encoding adenosylmethionine--8-amino-7-oxononanoate transaminase → MTMDRIPQALWLPVTQMKDLEEHPALRICSGKGIYVYNAKGKPYIDAISSWWTNIFGHANPRITHALAKQAAQLEHVLFAGVIHPPAEELARRLADLTPDELTKVFFAGDGASAVEIAMKMSYGYRRNTGQPEKRRFVGLSGGYHGETLGALSICGHDAFSDIYRPLMPDNISVTGPDCYRCPYDRTRTDCDAECFEPMERTLEERGREITAVFVEPLAQGAAGWRFYPPRYLHKLRECTRHHDIHLAFDEIAVGFGRLGTMFAMEQAGVTPDFVTLSKSITSGTLPLSVVMTTDAVYESFLGDFTELKAFMHSHTYMGNPLACAVANETLSMFEELNVLETNKPKYRHLADYAAQRFAGHRHVGEVRSLGFITCVELVADPGTRTPLDWKQRTGFRIFREALKRGALLRNLGDCIYFLPPYVITQDEITRLVDIAHAAMVEVLGE